A genomic window from Hyphomicrobiales bacterium includes:
- a CDS encoding TAXI family TRAP transporter solute-binding subunit — protein MRLVAATAIVAMSQLPAAAEQKFVSIGTGGVTGVYYPAGGAICRLVNKDRKTHGIRCSAESTGGSVYNINTVRTGELEFGVAQSDWQYHAYRGTSKFQEQGAFEGLRAVFSIHPEPFTLIVRPDSGIAKFEDIKGKKVNVGNPGSGQRATMEVVMEAFGIAMSDLSLAAELKGSEMAQALCDGKIDAMIYTVGHPAAAITEAATTCAVQLVDVTGAPIDKLIAENGYYRSATIPGGTYTGNPQDVTTFGVGATLVSSADVPEEVVYTLVKAVFDNFADFKGLHPAFSALKEAEMIKDGLSVPLHPGAARYYKERGWM, from the coding sequence ATGAGACTGGTGGCGGCCACGGCGATCGTTGCCATGAGTCAGCTGCCCGCGGCAGCCGAGCAGAAGTTCGTTTCGATCGGCACCGGCGGCGTCACCGGCGTCTACTATCCGGCTGGCGGTGCCATTTGCCGGCTGGTCAACAAGGACCGCAAGACCCACGGCATCCGCTGTTCGGCCGAATCGACGGGTGGCTCGGTCTACAACATCAACACGGTTCGCACCGGCGAGCTGGAGTTCGGCGTCGCCCAGTCCGACTGGCAGTATCATGCCTATCGCGGCACCTCGAAATTCCAGGAGCAGGGCGCCTTCGAGGGCCTGAGGGCGGTCTTTTCGATCCACCCGGAGCCCTTCACGCTGATCGTGCGTCCCGATTCCGGCATCGCCAAGTTCGAGGACATCAAGGGCAAGAAGGTCAACGTCGGCAATCCCGGCTCCGGTCAGCGCGCGACCATGGAAGTCGTCATGGAGGCCTTCGGCATCGCCATGTCCGATCTCTCGCTCGCGGCCGAACTGAAGGGTTCGGAGATGGCCCAGGCCCTCTGTGACGGCAAGATCGACGCGATGATCTACACGGTCGGCCACCCGGCGGCCGCGATCACCGAAGCGGCCACCACGTGCGCCGTCCAGCTCGTCGACGTGACGGGCGCCCCGATCGACAAGCTGATCGCCGAGAACGGCTACTACCGGTCCGCCACGATCCCGGGCGGCACCTACACCGGCAACCCGCAGGACGTGACGACCTTCGGCGTCGGCGCGACCTTGGTCAGTTCAGCCGATGTGCCGGAGGAAGTGGTCTATACGCTGGTGAAGGCCGTCTTCGACAACTTCGCGGACTTCAAGGGTCTCCATCCGGCGTTTTCGGCCCTCAAGGAGGCCGAGATGATCAAGGATGGTCTCTCGGTGCCTCTGCACCCGGGCGCCGCGCGCTACTACAAGGAGCGCGGCTGGATGTAA
- a CDS encoding EamA family transporter, which produces MTIAVNAGAPDASYRRGVLLVLLAGTCWSIMGVTIRFMEEATAAQILFYRSLALAPVLLVIMAVKSGGNPLAQVARSSSAAVLGGLSLVVASAGGVAAIQLTTVANALFLFASAPFFAAIIARVVLGERQRMATWIALTFALFGITMMVGEGISIGHLEGNLMAALSALGFAVFTVALRSERHVDSLATVFLGAIFSLVATGAFCMASGIGLALSMNDLLLSLGLGIFQMGAGLTLYSLGSRSVPAGELALLSMSEVALGVLWAWLLLGESGGFFTMLGGGLLMAAIAGNALSGMRRRPVPTGIR; this is translated from the coding sequence ATGACGATCGCCGTGAATGCCGGTGCGCCCGATGCATCCTATCGCAGGGGCGTCCTGCTCGTGCTGCTGGCCGGCACCTGCTGGTCGATCATGGGCGTCACCATCCGCTTCATGGAGGAGGCGACGGCGGCGCAGATCCTCTTCTACCGCTCCCTGGCGCTGGCGCCGGTGCTGCTGGTGATCATGGCGGTCAAGTCGGGCGGCAATCCGCTCGCGCAGGTCGCCCGTTCGAGCAGCGCCGCCGTGCTCGGCGGGCTGTCGCTGGTGGTCGCCTCGGCCGGCGGCGTTGCCGCGATCCAGCTGACAACCGTGGCCAACGCACTCTTCCTCTTCGCCTCGGCCCCGTTCTTTGCCGCCATCATCGCGCGCGTGGTGCTCGGCGAGCGCCAGCGCATGGCGACCTGGATCGCGCTCACGTTCGCCCTGTTCGGCATCACGATGATGGTCGGCGAGGGAATTTCGATCGGCCATCTCGAGGGCAACCTCATGGCCGCCCTCTCGGCGCTCGGGTTCGCCGTGTTCACGGTGGCGTTGCGGTCGGAGCGGCATGTCGACAGCCTGGCGACGGTGTTTCTCGGCGCGATCTTTTCGCTGGTGGCGACGGGGGCGTTCTGCATGGCTTCCGGGATCGGCCTGGCGCTCTCGATGAACGACCTCCTGCTCAGCCTCGGGCTCGGCATCTTCCAGATGGGCGCAGGGCTGACGCTCTATTCGCTCGGCTCGCGCAGCGTGCCGGCCGGTGAACTGGCCCTCCTTTCGATGAGCGAGGTGGCGCTCGGCGTGCTCTGGGCCTGGCTGCTGCTCGGGGAGTCCGGCGGCTTTTTCACCATGCTGGGTGGCGGCCTGCTGATGGCGGCGATCGCCGGCAATGCGCTCTCGGGAATGCGGCGCCGGCCGGTGCCGACCGGAATCCGCTGA
- a CDS encoding Hsp20 family protein: protein MAQEIKKSEPAAPAARATVDPFTAMRAEMDRVFDSFLGRGWGAMPTVFQDFPRANGTMPSVDIRDDEKEIVVEAELPGIAEKDIDVTLRDGVLTIRGEKKGVREEKKDDYHLSERSYGSFQRSFRLPDSIDEEKIAAKLESGVLRIALPKRPEAVKAEKRISIASK, encoded by the coding sequence ATGGCACAAGAGATCAAGAAGTCCGAGCCGGCTGCACCTGCAGCTCGCGCAACAGTCGACCCCTTCACCGCCATGCGGGCGGAAATGGACCGGGTCTTCGACAGCTTCCTCGGCCGCGGATGGGGCGCCATGCCCACCGTGTTCCAAGACTTTCCGCGCGCGAACGGCACGATGCCGAGCGTCGATATCCGTGACGACGAAAAGGAAATCGTCGTCGAAGCCGAGTTGCCGGGCATCGCCGAGAAGGATATCGACGTGACGCTGCGCGATGGCGTGCTCACGATCCGCGGCGAGAAAAAGGGCGTACGCGAGGAAAAGAAAGACGACTACCATCTCAGCGAGCGCAGCTACGGCAGCTTCCAGCGCTCGTTCCGGCTGCCGGACTCGATCGACGAGGAAAAGATCGCGGCAAAGCTCGAGAGCGGCGTCCTGAGAATTGCGCTCCCGAAACGTCCGGAGGCCGTCAAGGCGGAAAAGCGGATCTCGATCGCCAGCAAGTGA
- a CDS encoding FCD domain-containing protein, with protein MTSGKTSLYETLTRKILTLELPPGHDLDEASLSAEHGISRTPVREVLRRLQGEGYVMMRENRGARVAPMNLETLREFFLVVSIVYEAVGRLAVKNFASAQLAELEACQLRFRAAVAARDVEAMTLENRCFHAIIGDMANNVFLKPSYDRLLIDHTRIGHTFYDPTDTQTETNLQLACRHHDEFIEAIAGRDEAVMARLTHEHLELSRRNMEIYVAPKSMPSDANARPRKRQVA; from the coding sequence ATGACAAGTGGCAAGACATCTCTCTATGAGACTCTGACGCGCAAGATCCTGACCTTGGAGCTTCCTCCGGGGCACGATCTCGACGAGGCCAGCCTCAGCGCGGAGCACGGCATTTCCCGCACGCCTGTGCGCGAGGTACTGCGAAGGCTCCAGGGGGAAGGCTATGTGATGATGCGCGAGAACCGCGGCGCGCGCGTTGCCCCGATGAACCTCGAGACGCTCAGGGAATTCTTCCTCGTGGTTTCGATCGTCTATGAAGCGGTCGGCCGGCTTGCGGTGAAGAATTTCGCCTCCGCTCAGCTCGCCGAACTCGAAGCCTGCCAGCTGCGGTTCCGCGCCGCCGTCGCTGCGCGAGACGTCGAGGCGATGACGCTCGAGAACCGGTGCTTTCACGCCATCATCGGCGACATGGCGAACAATGTGTTCCTGAAACCAAGCTACGACCGGCTGCTGATCGACCATACGCGGATCGGGCACACGTTCTACGACCCGACCGACACGCAGACGGAGACCAATCTCCAACTGGCGTGCCGGCACCACGACGAGTTCATCGAGGCCATCGCCGGACGCGACGAGGCGGTGATGGCGCGGCTGACGCACGAGCATCTCGAACTGTCGCGACGCAACATGGAGATCTACGTCGCGCCGAAGTCGATGCCGTCGGACGCCAACGCGAGACCGCGCAAGCGACAGGTTGCATAG
- a CDS encoding dihydrodipicolinate synthase family protein codes for MRFKGIIPPVTTPFNADMSIDRAGFGVMIEHLIAAGVDGIIVGGTTGEYYAQSREERVSLMRLGGEIIAGRVPMIVGVGAIRTEDCIDYALAAREAKADGILIGSPYYAVPTQLELANHALAIDRAAGLPIMLYNYPGRTGTLMAEEFFDRVGRSANFCAIKESSGSIDQLHLLARDYPGIDLMCGMDDQALEFFAWGAKGWVCGGGNCLPEEHIALYRACVIEKDFDKGRRIMSALLPFMRVLEQGGKFVQTIKFGCELAGLPAGPVRKPMRALDNDQKREAEITIRTVKAAVRHIIADKTKNGEASNVVALNA; via the coding sequence ATGCGCTTCAAGGGCATCATCCCGCCGGTGACGACGCCGTTCAACGCCGACATGTCGATCGACAGGGCCGGCTTCGGCGTGATGATCGAGCATTTGATCGCGGCCGGCGTCGACGGCATCATCGTCGGTGGCACGACCGGTGAATACTACGCCCAATCGCGCGAGGAGCGGGTTTCGCTCATGCGGCTCGGCGGGGAGATCATCGCCGGCCGCGTGCCGATGATCGTCGGCGTCGGCGCCATCCGCACCGAGGACTGCATCGACTATGCCCTCGCCGCGCGCGAAGCCAAGGCCGACGGCATCCTGATCGGCTCGCCCTACTATGCCGTGCCGACCCAGCTCGAACTCGCCAACCACGCCCTCGCGATCGACCGCGCCGCTGGCCTGCCGATCATGCTCTACAATTATCCGGGACGAACGGGCACCCTGATGGCGGAGGAATTCTTCGACCGCGTCGGCCGCAGCGCCAACTTCTGCGCGATCAAGGAGAGTAGCGGCAGCATCGACCAGCTCCATTTGCTCGCACGCGACTACCCCGGCATCGACCTCATGTGTGGCATGGACGACCAGGCGCTCGAATTCTTCGCCTGGGGTGCCAAGGGCTGGGTCTGCGGCGGCGGCAACTGCCTGCCGGAAGAGCACATCGCGCTCTATCGCGCCTGCGTCATCGAGAAGGATTTCGACAAGGGGCGGCGGATCATGTCGGCGCTGCTGCCCTTCATGCGCGTGCTCGAGCAGGGTGGGAAATTCGTGCAGACGATCAAGTTCGGCTGCGAGCTGGCAGGGCTCCCGGCGGGACCGGTGCGCAAGCCGATGCGCGCCCTCGACAACGACCAGAAGCGCGAGGCCGAGATCACCATCCGCACGGTGAAGGCCGCCGTGCGCCACATCATCGCGGACAAGACGAAGAACGGAGAGGCGAGCAATGTCGTTGCTCTTAACGCGTGA
- a CDS encoding aldehyde dehydrogenase family protein has translation MSLLLTRDEYEAIAAAMPLPSGAVIDGRARPAQSGATFETINPATGAFLNRIAACGKADLDLAVTKARETFEAGTWSRRHPSERKKAMIALVKLIRRNRHELAVLESLDSGKPINDVETIDIPEALNCLEWHAETADKIYDQVAPAGDDAVAMIVREPVGVVGCVLPWNFPILMLAWKLGPALAAGNSVIVKPAEQTSMTALRIAELAREAGIPGGAFQVVPGLGEVVGREIGLHPDIDMVSFTGSTDVGRLFLEYSAKSNLKRVVLECGGKNPCIVLDDAENLDVVAAHATQAVFWNMGENCSSNSRLIVHKDVKDALLERIVHKVQAWPTGHPLDPINRLGAIVSKEQYDRILGYIRKGKAEGARLALGGEPAADGQGYFIPPTIFDGVRPEMTIAREEIFGPVLAIITVASAEEAVAVANDTSYGLTASVFTANARRAHRMARAIKAGTVTVNCYGEGDASTPFGGYKTSGFGGRDKSIHAHDQYTELKTIWIDLKDPAAGQTAD, from the coding sequence ATGTCGTTGCTCTTAACGCGTGACGAGTACGAAGCGATCGCAGCCGCAATGCCGCTTCCCTCCGGCGCGGTGATCGACGGGCGGGCGCGTCCGGCACAATCGGGGGCCACGTTCGAGACGATCAACCCAGCGACGGGCGCGTTCCTCAACCGGATCGCGGCCTGCGGCAAGGCCGACCTCGACCTTGCGGTGACGAAAGCGCGCGAAACGTTCGAGGCCGGAACCTGGTCTCGGCGCCACCCGAGCGAGCGCAAGAAGGCGATGATCGCGCTCGTCAAGCTGATCCGCCGCAACCGGCACGAACTGGCGGTGCTCGAGAGCCTCGACAGCGGCAAACCGATCAACGACGTCGAGACGATCGACATCCCGGAGGCCTTGAACTGCCTCGAGTGGCATGCCGAAACCGCCGACAAGATCTACGATCAGGTGGCGCCCGCGGGCGACGACGCGGTCGCCATGATCGTGCGCGAGCCGGTCGGCGTCGTCGGCTGCGTGCTGCCGTGGAACTTTCCGATCCTCATGCTCGCCTGGAAGCTCGGCCCGGCGCTCGCGGCCGGCAATTCGGTGATCGTCAAACCGGCCGAGCAGACCAGCATGACGGCGCTGCGGATCGCCGAACTGGCACGAGAAGCGGGCATTCCCGGCGGCGCATTCCAGGTGGTGCCCGGCCTCGGCGAGGTCGTCGGCCGCGAAATCGGGCTGCATCCCGACATCGACATGGTCTCCTTCACCGGCTCGACCGACGTCGGCCGCCTCTTCCTGGAATATTCCGCCAAGAGCAACCTGAAGCGCGTCGTGCTCGAATGCGGCGGCAAGAACCCCTGCATCGTGCTCGATGACGCCGAGAACCTCGACGTCGTCGCCGCGCATGCGACCCAGGCCGTCTTCTGGAACATGGGCGAGAACTGCTCGTCGAATTCGCGGCTCATCGTGCACAAGGACGTCAAGGACGCGCTCCTCGAGCGGATCGTGCACAAGGTGCAGGCTTGGCCGACCGGCCATCCCCTCGACCCCATCAACCGGCTCGGGGCGATCGTCTCCAAGGAGCAGTACGACCGCATCCTCGGCTACATCCGCAAGGGCAAGGCGGAAGGCGCCCGGCTGGCACTCGGGGGCGAGCCCGCCGCGGACGGCCAGGGGTATTTCATCCCTCCGACCATCTTCGATGGCGTGCGCCCCGAGATGACGATCGCGCGTGAGGAGATTTTCGGACCGGTGCTTGCGATCATCACAGTCGCCAGCGCCGAGGAGGCGGTTGCCGTCGCCAACGACACCTCCTACGGACTGACCGCCTCGGTCTTCACGGCGAATGCCCGCCGGGCGCACCGCATGGCGCGCGCCATCAAGGCGGGCACCGTGACGGTCAACTGCTATGGCGAGGGCGATGCCTCGACGCCCTTCGGCGGCTACAAAACCTCCGGCTTCGGCGGGCGCGACAAGTCCATCCACGCGCATGACCAGTACACCGAACTCAAGACCATCTGGATCGACCTCAAGGATCCCGCTGCCGGCCAGACGGCCGACTGA
- a CDS encoding FAD-dependent oxidoreductase yields MAQHIARRQPSDLAGSGWYEMLERPGPALELEGARTADWIIVGAGFAGLAAARQLTRSRPGERIALIDAQRVGWGAAGRNSGFMIDLPHDLSSEAYGGERDRNLAEIALNRTAIAFARAFAEEAGLPKSVFDACGKYHGATDGHGIRTLRSFERHLDELGEPYSKLDADDMKRITGTDYYAGGSHMPGAVIIQPAAFVRALAASLGKDVTLHENSPVLRFETGREHTVHTPKGRVTAPRLILTVNGHIESFGFFARQLMHIFLYGSMTRRLTAGEVRALGGEPAWALIPADPRGSTIRRLHEDRILVRNSATWNPGMSTTARDIARFGRQHDASFKARFPMLADVTMEYRWGGHLCLSLNNAPAFGEIAERVYSACCCNGLGATKGTLGGIAIADLASGAGGRLVDFLLAQPGPSRLYPEPFMSLGAHAKLWWMQKRAGRDK; encoded by the coding sequence ATGGCGCAACACATCGCCCGCCGCCAGCCGTCCGATCTCGCCGGCTCGGGCTGGTACGAAATGCTGGAAAGGCCCGGACCGGCGCTCGAGCTGGAGGGCGCGCGCACGGCCGATTGGATCATCGTCGGCGCTGGCTTTGCCGGGCTTGCCGCCGCCCGCCAGCTCACCCGCTCCCGGCCGGGCGAGCGCATCGCGCTGATCGATGCCCAGCGCGTCGGCTGGGGGGCGGCGGGGCGCAATTCCGGGTTCATGATCGATCTGCCGCACGACCTTTCGAGCGAGGCCTACGGCGGCGAGCGCGATCGCAACCTCGCCGAGATCGCGCTCAACCGAACCGCGATCGCTTTCGCCCGCGCCTTCGCCGAGGAGGCCGGGCTGCCCAAGTCCGTCTTCGATGCGTGCGGAAAGTATCACGGCGCAACGGATGGCCACGGCATCCGCACGCTGCGCAGCTTCGAGCGCCATCTCGATGAACTCGGAGAGCCCTACAGCAAGCTCGATGCCGACGATATGAAGCGCATCACTGGAACGGATTATTATGCCGGTGGCAGCCACATGCCCGGCGCGGTGATCATCCAGCCGGCCGCCTTTGTGCGGGCACTCGCCGCCAGCCTCGGCAAGGACGTTACCCTCCATGAAAATTCACCCGTTCTGCGCTTCGAGACCGGGCGCGAACACACCGTCCACACGCCCAAGGGCCGCGTCACGGCGCCACGGCTGATCCTCACCGTCAACGGCCACATCGAGAGCTTCGGCTTCTTTGCGCGGCAGCTCATGCACATTTTCCTCTATGGCAGCATGACGCGGCGGCTGACGGCGGGCGAGGTGCGCGCGCTCGGCGGCGAGCCGGCCTGGGCCCTCATACCGGCCGACCCGCGAGGCTCGACCATCCGTCGCCTCCACGAGGACCGGATCCTCGTGCGCAACTCGGCGACGTGGAACCCGGGCATGAGCACGACGGCCCGCGACATCGCGCGCTTCGGGCGCCAGCACGACGCCTCCTTCAAGGCGCGCTTTCCGATGCTTGCGGACGTTACGATGGAGTACCGCTGGGGCGGACATCTCTGCCTCTCGCTCAACAATGCGCCCGCCTTCGGCGAGATTGCCGAGCGCGTCTATTCGGCCTGCTGCTGCAACGGCCTCGGCGCAACCAAGGGCACGCTCGGCGGGATCGCCATCGCCGATCTCGCGAGCGGTGCCGGCGGCCGGCTGGTCGATTTCCTCCTGGCGCAGCCCGGACCCTCGCGCCTCTACCCGGAGCCGTTCATGTCGCTCGGCGCGCACGCGAAACTCTGGTGGATGCAAAAGCGCGCCGGAAGGGACAAGTAG